Proteins encoded by one window of Ruminococcaceae bacterium R-25:
- a CDS encoding signal peptidase I yields MKKDDLSDLSRRELVDTLYNLMNENERGVKKIPVPKQVAEERRRLRKRARVTRTIVTALGALTVVAAVAVLLSTFLFTAIQVSGDSMEPTLSDGDVLVLLNARDYSSGQLCCVAWQNKLLIKRVIAVGGDSIDIDREGNVSVNGKKIDEPYVTEKSLGECDIEFPYLVPEGRVFVMGDQRSTSIDSRSSAVGAVEEDQIVGRVWFKAWPFGS; encoded by the coding sequence GTGAAAAAGGACGATCTGAGCGACCTTAGCCGCAGGGAGCTGGTCGATACTTTGTATAACCTGATGAACGAGAATGAACGGGGAGTTAAGAAGATCCCTGTTCCAAAGCAGGTTGCAGAGGAAAGACGGAGACTTCGGAAAAGAGCTAGGGTGACAAGGACAATTGTTACTGCTTTAGGAGCATTGACTGTAGTTGCTGCAGTTGCTGTTTTGTTGTCCACATTTCTTTTCACGGCAATTCAGGTATCCGGCGACAGCATGGAACCTACCTTATCTGACGGTGATGTTCTCGTTCTGCTCAATGCCCGCGACTATTCGAGCGGACAGCTCTGCTGTGTCGCCTGGCAGAACAAATTGCTTATAAAGCGTGTAATTGCTGTCGGAGGTGACAGCATTGACATAGACAGGGAAGGCAATGTCTCGGTAAACGGAAAGAAGATCGACGAACCTTATGTTACCGAGAAGAGCCTTGGTGAATGCGATATAGAATTCCCGTATCTTGTGCCCGAAGGCCGGGTATTTGTAATGGGAGATCAAAGATCGACATCGATCGACAGCAGAAGTTCTGCTGTAGGCGCTGTGGAAGAGGATCAGATAGTTGGCCGGGTCTGGTTTAAAGCGTGGCCGTTTGGGAGCTGA
- a CDS encoding LPXTG-motif cell wall-anchored protein translates to MSLVLALSLAVSGNVFWLMRGIGTALTNDLVCGLEEHVHSEECYEKKLICEEEHEHTDECYEMILICGKEEHKHTEDCYAPVSVQRETRSDWEKTIPKTRGVYASDLMNVAASQTGYVESEDGYTRYGDWYGNPTADWNVMFISFCMHYAGISKDKIPGGAGCWAWQVKLEEKGLLITDLNVLPQIGDIVLADKDGDGKCDRAGIVADVTDGKISLIEGDVDGKVGTASYTSGSGVVFGYVSINSLNKQEVKPDDEAVSETAEETTAALPEGTTEEPAETTETTTEEKVSILEFNAETESGICVKATAPAGAFPEGVTMTAADVNDENIIAKAEGAVEENKEVKGSIAIDITFKDSDGNEIEPAEDTTVNVSISIPEDKQIDADSYSLFHVNNDGATEVEGVQATQSEVVFESDSFSIFILTATGERSKDKVHAWIKNAGMGTLEGHREYDPETGTYGDYIVNDREYPYVLRAGDTITLIGYNDQQTPRFVIETDDGNNNSNNHRNIEIVGEQTVEGDKVTAVISGVGSTGWRYENDHWIRDSVRIRLEGTDEYFYIQVDEYGSSGAVVDFDNVPVYNNNNDNIWNYYVRVGQTISVAGTPNQNGDHWPYIANGDNPNGWIITNNASYQQLDNGKRQLTIPAEIYYGNRDNVQIITMYTPQGIKKVRIIENVDGNIDHADIEIADGGVYTNVQIEGGKNGELYKTVTEYQSFVYDVNYSEMLNSQGGVVQFYDNNAGYAPITPSRFIGGKDPETGECHDYWSDPNYAPGNSQYELTSKYTCPPGETFDMGHARWSNKRFFYQDVAGAIFDVELQIIPRHVQKFIWNADANGGAGGWDPISGQNIEYDIHYNQGTGGQYRTRTDNGPWSDFIDLKPASSGGIVEYKNEVFNLGKQAVIDAYNKCPNHSGLDFTVHHDLATIEFTASKVLTGRTLQNNEFLFKLFPSVEEAIADPVPTGIASARNDASGKVVFENVEFENVSGEHTYTYYMREIPGDDEEVIYDPVIYKIIIDVNKVKHNAGPEGQDIVVPVDIRSFTRLRKGGDPTNDNDYLPADQFVFNNTTNKYVLPDTGGGGIAPYFAIGTVLIVGALILLLLRRRKEVDL, encoded by the coding sequence GTGTCCCTCGTACTTGCTCTGTCTTTAGCTGTTTCAGGAAATGTTTTCTGGCTCATGCGCGGAATCGGAACCGCTTTGACCAATGACCTTGTATGCGGACTTGAAGAACATGTTCACAGCGAAGAATGTTATGAGAAAAAGCTTATCTGCGAAGAGGAACATGAACATACCGATGAATGTTATGAAATGATCCTTATTTGCGGTAAGGAAGAACATAAACACACTGAAGACTGTTATGCACCTGTTTCCGTTCAGCGCGAGACACGATCTGATTGGGAAAAGACGATCCCCAAGACCCGTGGTGTCTATGCGAGCGATCTTATGAACGTTGCCGCATCTCAGACAGGTTATGTCGAGAGCGAGGACGGATATACAAGATATGGTGACTGGTACGGCAACCCGACAGCTGACTGGAATGTGATGTTTATATCATTCTGCATGCATTATGCGGGTATCAGCAAGGATAAGATACCCGGCGGTGCAGGCTGTTGGGCATGGCAGGTCAAGCTCGAAGAAAAAGGACTTCTCATTACGGATCTGAATGTTTTACCTCAGATCGGTGACATCGTTCTTGCAGATAAGGACGGCGACGGCAAGTGCGACCGTGCCGGCATCGTAGCAGATGTTACTGACGGAAAGATCAGTCTGATCGAAGGTGATGTTGACGGCAAAGTCGGCACTGCATCTTATACTTCCGGCAGTGGCGTGGTATTCGGTTATGTTTCCATTAATTCTTTAAATAAGCAGGAAGTTAAGCCTGATGATGAGGCTGTATCCGAGACTGCAGAAGAAACAACAGCCGCGTTACCGGAAGGAACAACAGAAGAACCCGCCGAAACAACGGAAACCACCACGGAAGAAAAGGTTTCTATTTTAGAATTTAACGCTGAAACAGAATCCGGTATCTGCGTTAAAGCAACTGCACCTGCAGGTGCGTTCCCTGAAGGCGTCACTATGACCGCCGCAGATGTTAACGACGAGAATATCATCGCCAAGGCTGAAGGCGCTGTGGAAGAAAATAAGGAAGTAAAGGGAAGTATCGCTATAGATATTACCTTTAAAGACAGTGACGGAAATGAGATTGAACCTGCGGAAGACACAACGGTTAACGTTAGTATCAGCATTCCTGAAGATAAGCAGATCGATGCTGATTCCTACAGCCTTTTCCACGTTAACAATGATGGCGCGACAGAGGTTGAAGGTGTTCAGGCAACGCAATCGGAAGTCGTTTTCGAATCTGACAGTTTCTCTATCTTTATCCTTACGGCAACAGGAGAAAGAAGCAAGGATAAAGTACATGCATGGATCAAGAATGCCGGCATGGGCACTCTTGAAGGTCATAGAGAATATGATCCTGAAACCGGTACATATGGCGACTATATCGTTAATGACAGAGAATATCCTTACGTATTGAGAGCAGGTGACACTATAACCCTTATCGGATATAACGATCAGCAGACTCCCAGATTTGTGATAGAAACTGATGACGGCAATAACAACAGTAATAATCACAGAAATATCGAGATAGTCGGCGAACAGACGGTTGAAGGAGATAAGGTAACTGCCGTAATAAGCGGTGTCGGCTCCACTGGATGGAGATATGAAAATGATCACTGGATAAGAGATTCCGTCAGGATCAGACTTGAGGGTACCGATGAATACTTCTATATCCAGGTCGATGAATACGGTTCTTCGGGTGCTGTGGTTGATTTTGATAATGTTCCTGTTTACAACAACAATAATGACAATATATGGAATTATTATGTCCGTGTCGGCCAGACGATTTCTGTAGCCGGTACGCCTAACCAAAACGGCGATCATTGGCCGTATATTGCAAATGGAGATAATCCGAACGGCTGGATAATAACAAACAATGCTTCATACCAGCAGCTTGATAACGGAAAGAGACAGCTTACAATCCCTGCCGAGATTTATTATGGAAACCGCGATAATGTTCAGATCATTACCATGTATACACCGCAGGGCATAAAGAAGGTAAGGATCATCGAGAATGTTGACGGCAACATCGATCATGCCGATATCGAGATTGCGGATGGCGGTGTCTATACCAATGTTCAGATTGAAGGCGGTAAGAACGGCGAACTGTATAAGACAGTTACCGAATACCAGTCATTTGTATATGACGTCAATTATTCTGAAATGCTCAATTCGCAGGGCGGAGTCGTCCAATTCTATGATAACAATGCAGGATATGCACCAATCACTCCTTCAAGATTTATAGGCGGTAAGGATCCTGAAACCGGTGAATGTCATGACTACTGGTCTGATCCTAATTATGCTCCAGGCAATTCACAGTATGAGTTAACTTCCAAGTACACTTGTCCGCCCGGAGAGACTTTCGATATGGGGCATGCCCGTTGGAGCAACAAGAGATTCTTCTATCAGGATGTAGCAGGTGCTATATTTGATGTCGAACTTCAGATTATTCCCCGCCATGTCCAAAAGTTTATCTGGAATGCTGATGCAAATGGCGGAGCCGGTGGATGGGATCCCATTTCCGGTCAGAATATCGAATATGATATCCATTACAACCAGGGTACGGGCGGCCAGTACAGGACGCGTACGGACAATGGCCCCTGGTCCGACTTTATTGATCTTAAGCCGGCTTCTTCCGGCGGTATCGTCGAATATAAAAACGAAGTCTTCAATCTTGGTAAGCAGGCCGTGATCGATGCTTATAACAAGTGCCCGAACCATTCCGGGCTTGATTTTACAGTTCATCACGATCTTGCAACGATTGAGTTTACCGCGAGCAAAGTTCTGACAGGAAGAACTCTTCAGAACAACGAATTCCTTTTTAAGCTCTTCCCGAGTGTTGAAGAGGCAATAGCTGATCCTGTTCCGACAGGAATTGCTTCGGCGAGAAACGATGCCTCGGGAAAAGTGGTTTTCGAGAATGTCGAATTCGAAAACGTTTCAGGTGAGCACACATACACTTACTACATGAGAGAGATCCCCGGAGACGATGAAGAAGTCATATACGATCCTGTTATCTACAAGATAATCATTGACGTAAACAAGGTAAAACATAACGCCGGGCCTGAAGGTCAGGACATTGTCGTTCCTGTCGATATAAGGTCGTTTACAAGACTTCGAAAAGGCGGAGATCCGACTAATGACAATGACTATCTGCCGGCTGACCAGTTTGTATTTAATAACACAACGAATAAATACGTTCTGCCTGATACAGGAGGTGGCGGCATCGCACCATACTTTGCCATCGGCACAGTGCTGATCGTGGGAGCCCTGATACTGCTGTTGCTCAGGCGGCGCAAGGAGGTGGATTTGTGA
- a CDS encoding LPXTG-motif cell wall-anchored protein/fimbrial isopeptide formation D2 family protein, producing the protein MITTEVIKKNEINKLKRKGTKKMTKIMKKITSVFIAFVMIMAMGASAFAAGPYTITIKKKDTSDKSVHKYEVYQILKGESTDAGQLHSIDWGDHVDVSDESAVLAALSGATVLNTTCSNVEDVVEALKDLESNSAPLDNFASAISDFLKTTSLTATLAANASSTTVSVTEPGYYMVKDTITDNDNPSAVSKFMLKVVSNTNIDIDTKEEIPTLDKVIESATDSTSITADGKKNTASVGDDINYKITTKVPNLIGKGYKDKYCFVVNDELSAGLTYKGTAAPTITIATSPVTTLVAGTDFTFDKDDSGSTTKLQIVFNPVKMLEKGTSAAFAGKEMTIKYTAILNEDAVMTDAGNPNTAELVYSNNPYQTYAGDVPSPSEPHGQTPESKTITYTTEVELDKVDANNTSKRLAGAEFQITGLSSKQVVTTAQRLERDDDAGTLYKLKDGSYTSEAPDGTNNGKYEDGKYKLVEKTEIEKLEGSQTIVDFVVGDDGIINLSRLGAGTYTIKETKAPTGYVMSNTEHTLVIDCDLSGTAPVWTYTFDGDDITATPISIMIVDNMKVSDLPITGGIGTTIFYIAGSVLILAGVTLLIAKKRKINEV; encoded by the coding sequence GTGATAACAACCGAAGTGATTAAAAAGAATGAAATAAATAAACTCAAAAGGAAAGGAACAAAGAAAATGACTAAGATAATGAAGAAGATCACATCCGTTTTCATAGCTTTCGTTATGATAATGGCGATGGGTGCATCGGCCTTCGCAGCAGGCCCTTACACCATTACGATTAAGAAGAAAGATACGAGTGATAAGTCTGTTCACAAGTATGAGGTTTATCAGATCCTCAAGGGAGAATCGACTGACGCAGGCCAGCTTCACAGTATTGACTGGGGCGATCATGTTGACGTGTCCGATGAGTCTGCCGTACTAGCAGCTTTATCGGGTGCTACTGTTTTGAACACTACATGCTCAAATGTTGAGGATGTCGTTGAGGCATTAAAGGATTTGGAGAGCAATTCTGCTCCGCTTGACAATTTTGCTTCAGCAATTTCAGATTTTCTGAAAACAACATCATTGACGGCTACTCTTGCGGCAAACGCAAGTTCAACAACTGTTTCCGTAACAGAGCCCGGCTATTACATGGTCAAGGATACTATTACGGATAACGACAACCCCAGTGCTGTTTCCAAGTTCATGCTTAAGGTCGTAAGCAATACAAATATTGATATCGATACAAAAGAAGAGATCCCTACACTCGATAAGGTAATCGAATCAGCAACTGACAGCACATCGATCACTGCTGACGGAAAGAAGAATACAGCAAGTGTCGGCGATGATATTAACTACAAGATTACAACAAAGGTACCTAATCTTATTGGCAAGGGTTACAAAGATAAGTATTGCTTTGTTGTTAACGATGAACTGAGCGCAGGTCTTACATATAAGGGTACAGCGGCTCCCACGATAACGATCGCAACGTCTCCCGTAACAACTCTTGTTGCCGGTACTGATTTTACTTTCGATAAGGATGACAGCGGATCCACAACAAAACTTCAGATCGTTTTCAATCCCGTAAAGATGCTCGAAAAGGGTACGAGTGCAGCTTTCGCAGGCAAGGAAATGACGATCAAGTACACTGCTATTCTTAATGAAGATGCAGTAATGACAGATGCAGGAAATCCTAATACTGCAGAACTTGTTTATTCAAATAATCCTTATCAGACTTATGCAGGTGATGTTCCTTCACCTTCAGAGCCCCACGGACAGACACCCGAATCAAAGACAATTACTTATACAACTGAAGTTGAACTTGATAAGGTTGATGCAAACAATACTTCAAAGAGACTTGCCGGTGCTGAATTCCAGATCACGGGTCTTTCAAGCAAGCAGGTCGTAACAACTGCCCAGCGCCTTGAAAGAGATGACGATGCAGGCACACTCTATAAGCTCAAGGACGGAAGCTATACGTCAGAAGCTCCTGACGGAACAAATAACGGCAAGTATGAAGACGGAAAGTACAAACTCGTTGAAAAGACAGAAATAGAGAAACTCGAAGGCTCACAGACGATAGTTGATTTTGTCGTAGGTGACGACGGTATCATCAATCTTTCCCGCCTTGGTGCAGGAACATATACGATCAAGGAGACAAAAGCTCCTACAGGATATGTAATGAGCAACACGGAGCATACGCTTGTAATCGACTGTGATCTTTCCGGAACAGCTCCTGTATGGACATACACATTTGACGGTGATGACATTACCGCAACACCTATCTCCATCATGATTGTCGACAACATGAAGGTTTCTGATCTTCCTATCACGGGAGGTATCGGTACTACAATCTTCTATATTGCAGGTTCAGTATTGATACTTGCAGGTGTTACACTTCTTATCGCAAAGAAGAGAAAGATCAACGAAGTTTAA
- a CDS encoding sortase A: MKGRWLSILIVVLIVAGAALLLYPTVSNYLHSKYSASVIKDYHTVYQNTEEEKRQDIIRKAEDYNTRLFSANAPLYEPTQVTGYNDTLDLTGTGVMGYIDIDKIGVELPIYHGVDAGVLQIGVGHLEGSSLPVGGVNTHCILSGHRGLPSAKLFTDLNEMAIGDRFTITVLDRVLTYEVDQIKVVLPEDASELAIEEGKDYCTLVTCTPYGINTHRLLVRGIRVDGEITRTPDIFVSNEAFKIDKTIVATVIALPLFITVTLVAVVIERRRSGHDKKHKNV; the protein is encoded by the coding sequence ATGAAAGGCAGATGGCTGAGTATCTTAATAGTAGTTCTGATCGTGGCAGGCGCGGCTCTGCTGCTCTATCCCACAGTCAGCAATTATCTTCATTCGAAGTATTCAGCCTCGGTAATTAAGGATTATCACACGGTGTATCAGAACACCGAAGAGGAGAAAAGGCAGGACATAATCCGCAAAGCGGAAGACTATAATACGAGATTGTTTTCTGCCAACGCTCCGCTCTATGAACCCACCCAGGTCACTGGTTATAACGATACTCTTGATCTTACGGGAACGGGTGTAATGGGGTACATTGATATTGATAAGATCGGCGTGGAACTCCCGATCTACCATGGTGTGGATGCGGGAGTGCTTCAGATCGGAGTCGGACATCTTGAGGGATCAAGTCTACCTGTCGGAGGAGTGAACACTCACTGTATTCTGTCAGGACACAGAGGACTTCCTTCTGCAAAGCTCTTCACCGATCTGAATGAAATGGCGATAGGTGACAGGTTTACCATCACCGTTTTAGATCGGGTACTTACGTATGAGGTCGATCAGATAAAGGTAGTGCTTCCGGAGGATGCTTCGGAACTCGCTATCGAAGAAGGTAAGGATTATTGTACTCTTGTAACATGTACTCCTTATGGAATTAATACACACCGCCTTCTGGTCAGAGGCATCAGAGTGGATGGTGAGATAACAAGAACGCCAGATATATTTGTATCCAATGAGGCGTTTAAGATCGATAAGACTATTGTCGCAACTGTCATTGCGCTGCCTTTATTTATCACGGTAACGTTAGTAGCGGTAGTAATCGAGAGGAGAAGGTCGGGACATGACAAAAAACATAAAAATGTTTAG
- a CDS encoding Cna B-type protein — translation MTKNIKMFSVAVLIALVICFTPCISVFGFVVPDPDKPTSLSMTLKYSGDDVLYVSGAEITLYKVADCKTTSSAVSYDLTSGYAASGLDLDGKITQSMIDDLVKYTDANSITGITKSTDNNGEVAFDGLESGVYLVSATSLPDGFSSFVPFLYYLPFFDQDTGAWVYDGVAEPKISYYPPVDITVKKVWNDDGKDRPASITVQLENEDGIVDTVVLNSANGWKHEWTNMRADKKWTVKETNVPKGYQVTYSSAGLDFTVTNTAKLIQTGQVQWPVPVMVFAGSFLICAGILIKLPGKKKDEE, via the coding sequence ATGACAAAAAACATAAAAATGTTTAGCGTCGCAGTGCTTATTGCACTTGTAATATGTTTCACGCCATGCATATCTGTGTTTGGCTTTGTTGTGCCGGATCCCGATAAGCCGACAAGTCTTTCCATGACGCTGAAATATTCAGGAGATGACGTTCTCTATGTTTCAGGCGCAGAAATAACTCTTTACAAAGTCGCTGACTGCAAGACCACATCCAGCGCAGTAAGCTATGACCTGACAAGTGGTTATGCCGCTTCTGGATTAGATCTTGACGGCAAGATAACCCAGTCCATGATCGATGATCTGGTCAAGTATACAGATGCGAACAGCATCACCGGTATTACGAAATCGACTGACAACAACGGAGAGGTAGCTTTTGACGGACTTGAAAGCGGAGTATATCTTGTATCCGCAACAAGTCTGCCGGACGGTTTTTCGTCCTTTGTTCCTTTCCTTTATTACCTCCCGTTCTTCGATCAGGATACCGGCGCCTGGGTTTATGACGGCGTTGCAGAGCCTAAGATCTCTTACTATCCGCCGGTTGACATTACAGTTAAGAAAGTATGGAACGATGACGGCAAAGACCGTCCTGCTTCAATTACCGTACAGCTCGAAAACGAGGATGGTATCGTAGATACAGTCGTGCTCAATTCTGCGAACGGATGGAAGCATGAATGGACAAACATGAGAGCCGATAAGAAATGGACTGTTAAGGAAACTAATGTGCCCAAGGGTTATCAGGTAACATATTCCTCCGCAGGTCTTGACTTTACCGTAACCAACACGGCCAAACTGATACAGACAGGTCAGGTACAATGGCCTGTGCCGGTCATGGTATTTGCCGGTTCATTCCTTATCTGTGCGGGTATCCTGATAAAGCTTCCGGGAAAGAAAAAAGATGAAGAGTAA
- a CDS encoding sortase A, whose translation MKSKRRLIGNISITVGLILLLGAGGLFFFNMLENNSFDEDSFDLAEQVRSEMEHTDESIEGSVPEETDKVELTELKTRKIGDGVFDGILAIPAIELEMSVYDTWNDEYLRKSICRYYGSPYTDDFVIAGHNYRSGFGKLKKLKPGDEVFFTDMDGVTTRYIVKQLEVLNGTDISGMLSGDWPLSLYTCTYGGSARLTVRCEKA comes from the coding sequence ATGAAGAGTAAGCGCAGACTGATCGGAAACATATCGATTACAGTGGGCCTGATCCTGCTCCTCGGCGCAGGCGGGCTCTTTTTCTTTAATATGCTCGAAAATAACAGTTTTGATGAAGATTCTTTTGACCTTGCAGAGCAGGTAAGATCTGAGATGGAACATACCGATGAGTCCATCGAAGGATCTGTTCCTGAAGAGACTGACAAGGTTGAACTGACTGAACTCAAGACCAGAAAGATAGGTGACGGAGTCTTTGACGGAATACTTGCAATTCCCGCTATTGAACTCGAGATGTCTGTATACGATACATGGAATGACGAGTACCTCCGTAAATCGATTTGCAGATACTATGGCTCGCCCTACACGGATGATTTTGTGATCGCAGGACATAATTACCGGAGCGGTTTCGGTAAACTTAAAAAGCTTAAACCGGGTGACGAAGTGTTCTTTACGGACATGGATGGCGTAACCACCCGTTACATCGTAAAACAGCTCGAAGTTTTGAATGGAACAGATATATCAGGCATGCTTTCTGGAGACTGGCCGCTGTCGCTTTATACGTGCACATATGGCGGAAGTGCGAGACTAACCGTGCGTTGTGAAAAGGCATAA
- a CDS encoding O-acetyl-ADP-ribose deacetylase (regulator of RNase III) gives MSSIDIRKISITNLDVDAIVNAANSSLLMGGGVCGAIFRAAGAAKLQAACFKIGGCKTGDAVITPGFKLPAKHVIHAVGPVWHGGNKGEPEQLYSAYKRSLEVAKENNLHSIAFPLISAGIYGYPQDQAWCKALQATSDFIEANKNYEMNIIFAVIDDGILALGKKTMTDLNFADKM, from the coding sequence ATGAGCAGCATCGATATACGAAAGATAAGCATTACCAACCTTGATGTTGACGCGATAGTAAATGCGGCGAATTCCTCGCTTCTTATGGGCGGCGGTGTCTGCGGCGCTATCTTCAGGGCGGCGGGAGCTGCCAAACTTCAGGCTGCCTGCTTTAAGATCGGCGGCTGCAAGACAGGTGATGCGGTCATTACTCCAGGTTTTAAACTCCCTGCAAAACATGTTATCCACGCTGTAGGCCCCGTCTGGCACGGCGGCAATAAAGGCGAACCCGAGCAGCTTTACAGCGCATACAAGCGCTCTTTGGAAGTCGCGAAAGAAAACAACCTTCATTCGATCGCTTTCCCCTTGATCTCTGCCGGAATCTACGGTTATCCGCAGGATCAGGCATGGTGCAAGGCTCTTCAGGCCACTAGCGACTTCATAGAGGCTAATAAGAACTATGAAATGAACATCATATTTGCCGTTATCGACGACGGGATCTTAGCGCTCGGCAAAAAGACGATGACGGATCTTAATTTCGCTGATAAAATGTGA
- a CDS encoding magnesium transporter, with amino-acid sequence MFFTIEETLKKVSREEINGKQFVAVLSAEEWMKNKDSFEMGMDIEPDLADIFLTKAEVNYDSLTGTFSIPDRKNPSGDDLKFAFVMDEKGIVFIDNSGSALDIIQGVQRTKKWKMPSLERFLYDFLDQIVKDDLRLMEKYEDELDHMEQAIIDGDENLPSGRLNDIRNDIRYLRIHYEQLMDLAAEFEENENGFFKLENLRYFRLFINRAERLHEASMSLRDYTMQLRDLYKAQLDLKQNRIMTVLTVVTTIFMPLTLIVGWYGMNFVYMPELKWEGSYPVVIAVSILIVVLSLIFFKRKKWL; translated from the coding sequence GTGTTTTTCACGATAGAGGAAACATTAAAGAAGGTTTCTCGCGAAGAGATAAACGGCAAACAGTTTGTAGCAGTTCTTTCTGCCGAAGAATGGATGAAGAACAAAGACAGCTTCGAGATGGGCATGGATATAGAGCCCGATCTGGCTGACATATTCCTTACAAAGGCAGAAGTTAACTACGATTCGCTCACAGGAACATTCTCCATTCCCGACCGCAAAAATCCTTCCGGCGACGACCTCAAATTCGCATTCGTCATGGACGAGAAGGGCATTGTTTTCATTGATAATTCAGGTTCCGCATTAGACATCATCCAGGGTGTCCAGCGCACGAAAAAGTGGAAGATGCCGAGCCTCGAACGCTTCTTATATGATTTCCTGGACCAGATCGTAAAAGACGATCTGAGATTGATGGAAAAGTATGAAGACGAGCTCGATCACATGGAGCAGGCGATAATCGACGGCGATGAGAATCTGCCTTCAGGACGCCTTAACGACATCAGAAACGATATCCGTTATCTTCGTATCCACTACGAGCAGCTCATGGACCTTGCTGCCGAATTCGAAGAGAATGAGAACGGCTTCTTCAAGCTCGAAAACTTAAGATATTTCAGGCTGTTCATAAACCGCGCAGAGAGACTGCACGAAGCATCAATGTCTCTGCGTGACTATACCATGCAGCTCCGAGACCTTTACAAGGCCCAGCTCGACTTGAAGCAGAACCGCATCATGACCGTTCTTACAGTCGTAACAACGATCTTCATGCCTCTGACACTTATCGTAGGCTGGTACGGAATGAACTTCGTCTACATGCCCGAACTCAAGTGGGAAGGCAGCTATCCGGTCGTAATCGCCGTAAGCATTCTGATCGTCGTTTTGAGCCTGATATTCTTCAAGCGCAAAAAGTGGCTCTGA
- a CDS encoding methyltransferase family protein produces the protein MLNPVVVLSNRLSCRLDAARDRKISGKNLGEFVPTPFAKTHGATGSQSAPYLGLDVVLEDLDLSPDDSFIDIGCGKGRVIAYLLKKGCTCKITGVEINPQVAFVARSWSSHIPNVEIIEGDAMRLDYNAYSVLFMYRPMETDTFKTFIEHLENTLTHKIKLYYYADMQSGYYLNERAGWKLIKREEIYRVRGYYIHKTPQRYSVWEYSVD, from the coding sequence ATGCTAAATCCGGTAGTCGTTTTATCAAACAGGTTGTCCTGCAGACTCGATGCAGCCAGGGACAGGAAGATCAGCGGGAAGAATCTCGGTGAATTTGTTCCGACTCCTTTTGCAAAAACGCATGGTGCCACGGGAAGCCAGTCTGCTCCTTATCTTGGACTGGACGTTGTCCTGGAAGATCTGGATCTTTCTCCCGATGACTCATTTATCGATATCGGCTGCGGCAAGGGACGTGTGATCGCTTACCTTCTTAAGAAAGGCTGCACCTGCAAGATCACAGGTGTTGAGATAAATCCCCAGGTTGCTTTTGTCGCGCGCAGCTGGTCCTCGCACATACCGAATGTTGAGATAATCGAAGGCGATGCAATGAGGCTTGATTATAACGCCTACAGCGTGCTCTTCATGTACCGGCCGATGGAGACGGATACTTTTAAGACTTTTATTGAGCATCTCGAAAATACGCTTACGCACAAGATCAAACTCTATTACTATGCAGATATGCAGAGCGGCTATTACTTGAATGAAAGGGCAGGGTGGAAGCTCATTAAGCGTGAAGAGATCTACCGTGTGCGCGGTTACTATATTCACAAGACTCCGCAGCGTTATTCGGTGTGGGAATACTCTGTTGATTAA
- a CDS encoding mRNA interferase MazF, which translates to MVKQGDIIKVSFDPKQGHEQAGFRPALVISNNEFNRRTKLAIVCPITNTNNNFPLHVPLDERTSTTGAILCEHIRTLDLSSRQNKFVEKVPEDILKTVTDIVFAEVEMVD; encoded by the coding sequence ATGGTAAAACAAGGCGATATTATCAAGGTCAGCTTTGACCCAAAACAAGGCCATGAACAGGCCGGATTCCGTCCTGCACTTGTCATAAGTAATAATGAATTCAACAGACGAACCAAGCTTGCAATTGTCTGTCCTATTACAAATACAAATAACAACTTTCCACTCCATGTGCCTTTGGATGAGCGCACTTCTACTACAGGTGCAATTCTGTGTGAACACATAAGGACATTGGATCTTTCATCCAGACAGAATAAGTTTGTTGAAAAGGTTCCGGAAGATATATTAAAGACCGTTACTGATATAGTTTTCGCAGAAGTGGAAATGGTTGATTAA